From Diaminobutyricibacter sp. McL0608, one genomic window encodes:
- a CDS encoding LacI family DNA-binding transcriptional regulator, with translation MRRATIYDVARQAGVSHQTVTRFLNGFEGIRPETREKVQAALAELNYRPNGAARWLRSRQSNRIGVLAHRMELSGPGRIIVGANAAARSRGFVLDIASMDGEDAASVDAALDLVMEHQIAGVFATAQTDVVRAAVANRAIDIPIAIDSGEGLASAGDNPRAHPGLLAAAHLAELGHRRVAFVNGPSMWIASGERRTGFLDEVAARGLELVWETEGDWSAESGYRASRELPEDVTAVALANDSMAIGFIFGLAERGIRVPEGVSVIGMDDSPESRFHLPSLSTIRLDFEGEGAYLMNVLIANIEGESVADVPGYELPELVARGSTAPIAAK, from the coding sequence GCCCGTCAGGCGGGTGTCTCGCATCAGACGGTGACCAGATTCCTCAACGGGTTCGAGGGGATTCGCCCCGAGACGCGTGAAAAAGTTCAGGCGGCTCTCGCTGAGTTGAATTACCGTCCGAACGGCGCCGCGCGCTGGTTGAGGTCGCGACAGTCGAACAGGATCGGTGTTCTCGCTCACCGCATGGAGCTTTCGGGTCCGGGCCGCATAATCGTGGGCGCGAACGCCGCGGCGCGCAGCCGTGGGTTCGTGCTCGACATCGCGTCGATGGACGGCGAAGACGCCGCCTCGGTCGATGCCGCTCTCGATCTGGTGATGGAGCACCAGATCGCCGGCGTGTTCGCTACGGCACAGACTGATGTTGTGCGGGCGGCGGTCGCAAACCGCGCCATCGACATCCCGATCGCCATCGACTCCGGCGAGGGTCTGGCCTCGGCGGGCGATAATCCGCGCGCGCACCCGGGCCTGCTGGCGGCTGCGCACCTGGCCGAGCTCGGTCATCGACGGGTTGCGTTCGTGAACGGGCCGAGCATGTGGATCGCTTCGGGGGAGCGTCGGACGGGGTTCCTCGACGAGGTGGCCGCGCGTGGTCTCGAGCTGGTGTGGGAAACGGAAGGCGACTGGTCTGCCGAGTCGGGCTACCGCGCGTCGCGGGAGCTCCCAGAGGATGTGACGGCGGTCGCGCTTGCAAATGACAGCATGGCGATCGGTTTCATCTTCGGTCTCGCCGAGCGAGGCATCCGGGTGCCCGAGGGCGTCAGTGTGATCGGGATGGACGACTCCCCCGAGTCGCGTTTCCACCTGCCATCGCTGTCGACCATCCGCCTCGACTTCGAGGGGGAGGGTGCGTACCTGATGAATGTTCTCATCGCGAACATCGAGGGCGAAAGCGTCGCCGACGTCCCTGGCTACGAACTGCCTGAGCTTGTAGCTCGCGGTTCCACTGCGCCCATCGCTGCAAAATAA
- a CDS encoding beta-galactosidase has product MTQIPQFSGVLFGAAYYAEYQEEGTLDRDLDLMVEAGFTVIRVGESVWSTWEPRNGEFDLDWLQPVLDGAHARGISVVLGTPTYAIPPWLQTLHPEIAAIAADGHPIGWGARQEMDQSIPVYRWYAERIIRKVIARYADHPAVIGYQVDNEPGNNLAHNETTFQAFVAWLRARYGTVERLNEEWGLVYWSHRIAEWSELWRPGGNLMPQYQLEWRRFQGEQATDLIAWQAGIVREYARDEQFVTTCISYSRPQISDDELAASLDITAGNPYYLMQDGLSADVDLPRRVEWWHSGPWALFQWGDRAFSSAQERFLVTETNAQSIGGPWQNQPPYPGQIKQAAFALISRGARMIEYWHWHTLHFGVETYWGGILPHSQRPGRIYHEVAELGASLKRIGGALDDFDPDADVLILYSTDTKWSFDFFPPLATEDGEPDRRSYAHIVDAFYRGLSEVGAQVRVQHTRQFVEQDAAALVARYPVLVAAAEYVADDATLDALRAYAEAGGHLVLGIRTGYGDELARARRGVAPDRLHDAAGVWYDEYSNLAEPLAVTAAGVGFELEPGSQATAWLDVLNVDTAEVLVEYEPTELGASAAITSAAFGAGRITYIGTVPNRPLARSIARWLVPSTASGYWRTELPVTVSTGRSGDHSVVFVHNWSATTHSVTVPDDCTHIETGEPIAAGFRFILEPRDVAVFEVTGSHA; this is encoded by the coding sequence ATGACTCAGATCCCTCAGTTCTCTGGTGTGCTCTTCGGAGCTGCCTACTACGCCGAGTACCAGGAAGAGGGGACGCTCGATCGTGACCTCGACCTGATGGTGGAGGCGGGATTCACTGTCATCCGGGTGGGCGAGTCGGTCTGGTCGACGTGGGAGCCGCGAAACGGTGAGTTCGACCTGGACTGGCTGCAGCCGGTGTTGGACGGGGCGCACGCGAGGGGCATCTCAGTCGTCCTCGGCACGCCGACGTACGCGATCCCGCCGTGGTTGCAGACGTTGCACCCCGAGATCGCCGCCATCGCCGCCGACGGCCACCCGATCGGATGGGGAGCGCGTCAGGAGATGGACCAGTCGATCCCCGTCTACCGCTGGTACGCCGAACGGATCATCCGCAAAGTCATCGCGCGCTACGCCGATCATCCGGCCGTGATCGGTTACCAGGTCGACAACGAGCCCGGCAACAACCTGGCGCACAACGAAACCACCTTCCAGGCGTTCGTCGCCTGGCTGCGCGCCCGCTACGGCACAGTCGAGCGCCTCAACGAGGAGTGGGGTCTCGTCTACTGGTCGCACCGGATAGCCGAATGGTCCGAACTCTGGCGACCGGGCGGCAACCTGATGCCGCAGTACCAGCTCGAGTGGAGGCGCTTCCAGGGCGAGCAGGCCACCGATCTGATCGCGTGGCAGGCCGGGATCGTCCGCGAGTATGCTCGCGACGAGCAGTTCGTCACGACCTGCATCTCGTACTCGCGGCCGCAGATCTCGGATGACGAGCTCGCCGCCTCGCTTGATATCACCGCGGGCAACCCGTACTACTTGATGCAGGACGGACTCTCCGCCGATGTGGATCTTCCCCGACGGGTCGAATGGTGGCATTCAGGTCCGTGGGCGCTGTTCCAGTGGGGCGACCGGGCTTTCTCTTCGGCGCAGGAGCGATTTCTTGTCACCGAGACGAACGCTCAGTCGATCGGGGGTCCGTGGCAGAACCAGCCGCCGTATCCGGGTCAGATCAAGCAGGCCGCGTTCGCCCTGATCAGCCGAGGCGCCCGCATGATCGAGTACTGGCACTGGCACACCCTGCACTTCGGCGTCGAGACGTATTGGGGCGGCATCCTTCCGCACAGCCAGCGGCCCGGTCGCATCTATCACGAGGTGGCGGAACTCGGGGCAAGCCTCAAACGTATCGGGGGAGCGCTCGACGACTTCGATCCCGACGCGGACGTCCTGATTCTCTACTCGACTGACACAAAATGGTCGTTCGACTTCTTCCCGCCCCTTGCGACGGAAGACGGCGAACCGGACCGGCGCTCGTACGCGCACATCGTCGATGCCTTCTACCGCGGCTTGAGCGAGGTGGGCGCTCAGGTGCGCGTTCAGCACACCCGCCAGTTCGTCGAGCAGGATGCGGCCGCGCTCGTAGCGCGCTATCCGGTCCTCGTTGCCGCGGCGGAATATGTGGCCGATGATGCCACTCTCGATGCGCTTCGCGCTTATGCTGAGGCCGGCGGGCACCTCGTACTCGGCATCCGTACTGGTTACGGCGACGAGCTCGCGCGCGCCCGTCGTGGCGTTGCCCCCGACCGCCTGCACGACGCGGCCGGGGTCTGGTACGACGAGTACAGCAACCTAGCCGAGCCCCTCGCTGTGACAGCGGCTGGCGTCGGCTTCGAACTCGAGCCCGGTTCACAGGCGACCGCCTGGCTCGATGTGCTGAACGTCGACACCGCGGAAGTCCTGGTCGAGTACGAGCCGACCGAGCTCGGGGCGAGCGCCGCGATCACTTCGGCTGCGTTCGGGGCGGGCCGGATAACGTATATCGGCACCGTTCCCAACCGGCCTCTCGCGCGCAGTATCGCCCGCTGGCTGGTGCCGTCCACCGCATCCGGGTACTGGCGTACGGAACTTCCGGTCACGGTCAGTACCGGCCGATCCGGCGACCACTCGGTCGTCTTCGTGCACAACTGGTCGGCAACGACGCACTCGGTGACCGTACCCGACGACTGCACCCACATCGAAACCGGTGAGCCAATCGCTGCCGGATTCCGTTTCATCCTCGAACCGCGCGATGTCGCCGTGTTCGAGGTCACCGGTTCACACGCGTGA